The following coding sequences are from one Hyalangium minutum window:
- a CDS encoding S-adenosylmethionine:tRNA ribosyltransferase-isomerase: MNPAHWPREHPEANRLLHVSPSSGRISDRRVEHLPELLRSGDLLVVNDAATLPSSLHGLTVAGGPIELRLLAREEEGTWTAVLFGAGDWRMRTEDRPAPPLLTVGTQLVLGTLKACVVEVLPPSPRLLRVAFEAQGAELWAGLYRSGKPVQYSYLSGPLALWHIQTAYAARPWAAEAPSAGLPLTWALLLELRRRGVRFASLTHAAGLSSTGDAALDAALPRPERFELPASTVEAIHATRASGGRVVAVGTTVVRALEGRAAQAGGRLTAGEGVTDLLMGPGFIPKVVSGLLTGVHEPATSHYMLLQAFAPLALLREAAQIAEKRGYLGHEFGDSCLILDA, translated from the coding sequence ATGAACCCCGCACACTGGCCTCGTGAGCACCCCGAGGCAAACCGCCTGCTGCACGTCTCCCCGTCCTCTGGACGCATCTCGGACCGGCGCGTGGAGCACCTCCCGGAGTTGCTGCGCTCCGGAGACCTCCTGGTGGTGAACGACGCCGCCACCCTCCCAAGCTCCCTGCACGGCCTCACCGTGGCGGGGGGCCCCATTGAGCTGCGGCTGCTCGCGAGGGAAGAGGAGGGCACCTGGACGGCGGTGCTCTTCGGCGCGGGCGACTGGCGGATGCGCACCGAGGATCGGCCTGCGCCTCCCTTGCTCACCGTGGGAACGCAGCTCGTGCTGGGCACGTTGAAGGCGTGCGTAGTGGAGGTGCTCCCGCCTTCGCCTCGCCTGCTCCGCGTGGCCTTCGAGGCCCAGGGCGCCGAGCTGTGGGCCGGCCTCTACCGCTCGGGCAAGCCCGTCCAGTACTCCTATCTCTCGGGACCGCTCGCGCTCTGGCACATCCAGACCGCCTACGCCGCCCGGCCCTGGGCCGCCGAAGCCCCCTCCGCCGGACTGCCCCTCACCTGGGCGCTGCTGCTCGAGCTCCGGCGCCGGGGCGTGCGCTTCGCCTCGCTCACCCACGCCGCTGGGCTGTCCTCCACCGGAGACGCCGCGCTCGACGCCGCGCTGCCTCGTCCAGAGCGCTTCGAGCTTCCCGCCTCCACCGTGGAAGCCATCCACGCCACGCGCGCCTCGGGAGGCCGCGTGGTCGCCGTGGGCACCACCGTGGTGCGAGCGCTCGAGGGACGTGCCGCTCAGGCCGGTGGAAGGCTCACGGCTGGCGAGGGCGTGACGGATCTGCTCATGGGGCCAGGCTTCATCCCCAAGGTCGTGAGTGGACTCCTGACGGGTGTGCACGAGCCTGCGACAAGTCACTACATGCTCCTCCAGGCCTTTGCGCCGCTCGCATTGCTCCGCGAGGCCGCCCAAATCGCGGAAAAACGCGGTTACCTGGGCCACGAGTTCGGCGATTCGTGCCTGATCCTGGACGCCTGA
- a CDS encoding DUF5011 domain-containing protein: protein MSRNPLSRAAMLVVTLAVMACGQESQQAASEAAAPTTRQDELAQFKALILARTVAGGTESVEYQAAKNMGFPVTLASDEQWAGMTAEQFAEYRVIILGDANCASLNVASAALANRHVWGPVINGNVLIAGTAPVANGATSVTEQAIQFAAYSPGQTGLYLSLSCYYQNAAPETHVELLESFGEFSVQGGGCHASAHVVGEHPALANVTDAAMSNWPCSVNAQFDRFPKANFAPLSVAEYSESSRGSAPVHEFTDGRMGAPYILARGVNLLGCGNYEQEVGEECDYGYESNGLAGSECSATCQLNWCGDGIVNPGEDCDLGSENGQGVCPRSCRTIPAPPPPPPPTNRPPVARCRPVHLSAGPSCGGVGASINDGSFDPDDNLVGCVQSATAFEVGSTQATLTCTDAGGQVSSCTALVNVVDDSAPSISCPAASSFECGTAQAAVLPAHANDNCVAPFVTHTLQGEGYTLGTPRTVRWLASDGTNEATCSTSITMVDTLAPSLTLRGAAQQQLECGVGSYSEAGYTASDLCAGNLVDSVSVSSTVNAKAVGTYGVSYRVVDGAGQEATASRSVKVVDTLAPVLSLVGAQSLKLECGVDGFTHAGATAVDACSGTLTDAITYSGTVDTKAVGNYSVTARVVDGAGLAATAVRSVEVADTKAPVLSLVGAQSMQVECGGSFTNPGATATDACSGPLTGAITYSSTVNTAAVGSYNVTARVVDGAGLESTAVRTVAVADTKAPVVTLSGASLVNVECGVGSYTEAGASATDVCTGDVSNRLSISGTVNTAARGTYTKTYSVTDVSGNQASATRTVKVNDTLAPSIALVGAQSLKLECGVDSFTNPGATAVDACAGNLTGAIAYSGAVNTAVVGNYTVNASVADAVGLSATAVRSVQVADTKAPVITLNGASAMTLECGVGTYTEQSATAADACTGNVTSRLNITGTVNTAVRGTYTKNYSVTDVSGNVATATRTVTVNDTLAPTVTLAGSATMSLQVGSAYVEPGSSATDSCSGTLTVTKTGTVNTAVPGTYTLTYTARDAAGLSASKTRTVTVVGNTCNTTITVKPTQQIWPPNHNYQTFTLSDCAAVTTNCGPDDDGGCGHGGSAIDEMGKILSIYSDEVEDANGNGDGKTDDDIVITGPSSFKLRAERQGKGNGRIYGVRFKVTDTSGTIKTATCKFVVPHDQSDRQGIDDGAAAGYTVNAPNW from the coding sequence ATGAGCCGGAACCCCCTGAGCAGAGCGGCGATGTTGGTGGTCACGCTGGCAGTGATGGCGTGCGGTCAGGAGTCGCAGCAAGCGGCCTCGGAGGCGGCCGCCCCGACGACTCGTCAGGATGAACTCGCCCAGTTCAAGGCGCTGATCCTGGCGCGCACCGTGGCGGGTGGCACGGAGAGCGTGGAGTACCAGGCCGCGAAGAACATGGGCTTTCCGGTGACGCTGGCCTCGGACGAGCAGTGGGCGGGAATGACGGCGGAGCAGTTCGCCGAGTACCGCGTCATCATCCTGGGCGATGCCAACTGCGCCAGCCTGAACGTGGCGTCCGCGGCGCTGGCCAACCGCCACGTGTGGGGCCCGGTCATCAACGGCAACGTGCTGATCGCCGGCACGGCGCCGGTGGCCAACGGGGCGACGTCGGTGACGGAGCAGGCCATCCAGTTCGCCGCGTACTCGCCCGGCCAGACGGGCCTGTACCTGTCCCTGAGCTGCTACTACCAGAACGCGGCTCCCGAGACGCACGTGGAGTTGCTGGAGTCGTTCGGCGAGTTCTCGGTGCAGGGCGGTGGCTGCCACGCCAGCGCGCATGTCGTCGGCGAGCACCCGGCGCTTGCGAATGTGACGGACGCTGCCATGTCCAACTGGCCCTGCTCGGTGAACGCGCAGTTCGACCGCTTCCCGAAGGCCAACTTCGCGCCCCTGTCCGTGGCCGAGTACTCGGAGAGCTCGCGTGGCTCCGCTCCGGTGCACGAGTTCACGGATGGCCGGATGGGCGCTCCCTACATTCTGGCGCGCGGCGTGAACCTGCTGGGCTGTGGCAACTACGAGCAGGAGGTGGGTGAGGAGTGCGACTACGGCTACGAGTCCAACGGCCTGGCTGGTTCGGAGTGCTCCGCGACGTGCCAGCTGAACTGGTGCGGTGACGGCATCGTGAATCCGGGCGAGGACTGCGACCTGGGCTCGGAGAACGGCCAGGGCGTCTGCCCGCGCTCCTGCCGGACCATTCCCGCGCCGCCCCCGCCGCCTCCGCCCACGAACCGTCCCCCGGTGGCCCGCTGCCGCCCGGTGCACCTGAGCGCCGGCCCGTCCTGCGGTGGCGTGGGTGCCTCCATCAACGACGGCTCCTTCGACCCGGATGACAACCTGGTGGGCTGCGTGCAGAGCGCGACGGCGTTCGAGGTGGGCTCCACCCAGGCCACGCTGACGTGCACGGACGCGGGCGGGCAGGTGTCCTCCTGCACGGCTCTGGTGAACGTGGTGGATGACAGCGCCCCGAGCATCTCCTGCCCGGCAGCGAGCTCCTTCGAGTGCGGCACGGCCCAGGCGGCGGTGCTCCCCGCCCACGCGAACGACAACTGCGTGGCTCCCTTCGTGACGCACACCCTGCAGGGCGAGGGCTACACGCTGGGCACGCCGCGCACGGTGCGCTGGCTGGCGAGCGACGGTACCAACGAGGCGACGTGCTCCACCTCCATCACCATGGTGGACACGCTGGCCCCGAGCCTCACGCTGCGCGGTGCGGCGCAGCAGCAGCTGGAGTGCGGCGTGGGCAGCTACAGCGAGGCGGGCTACACGGCGAGCGACCTGTGCGCCGGGAACCTGGTGGACAGCGTCTCGGTGTCCAGCACGGTGAACGCCAAGGCGGTGGGCACCTACGGGGTGAGCTACCGGGTGGTGGATGGCGCGGGCCAGGAGGCCACGGCGTCCCGCTCGGTGAAGGTGGTGGACACGCTGGCCCCGGTCCTCTCGCTGGTGGGTGCGCAGTCCCTGAAGCTGGAGTGCGGCGTGGACGGCTTCACCCACGCGGGCGCCACGGCGGTGGATGCGTGCTCCGGCACCCTGACGGACGCCATCACCTACAGCGGCACGGTGGACACGAAGGCGGTGGGCAACTACAGCGTGACGGCGCGCGTGGTGGACGGCGCGGGCCTGGCGGCCACGGCGGTGCGCTCGGTCGAGGTGGCGGACACGAAGGCTCCGGTCCTCTCGCTGGTGGGTGCGCAGTCCATGCAGGTGGAGTGCGGTGGCAGCTTCACCAACCCGGGCGCCACGGCGACGGACGCGTGCTCCGGCCCCCTGACGGGCGCCATCACCTACAGCAGCACGGTGAACACGGCGGCGGTGGGGAGCTACAACGTGACGGCGCGCGTGGTGGACGGTGCCGGCCTGGAGTCCACGGCGGTGCGCACGGTGGCGGTGGCGGACACGAAGGCCCCGGTCGTCACCCTCTCGGGCGCCAGCCTGGTGAACGTGGAGTGCGGCGTGGGCAGCTACACGGAGGCGGGCGCCTCGGCCACCGACGTGTGCACCGGTGACGTGAGCAACCGGCTGAGCATCAGCGGCACGGTAAACACGGCGGCCCGCGGCACGTACACGAAGACCTACAGCGTGACGGACGTCTCCGGCAACCAGGCCTCGGCCACCCGCACGGTGAAGGTGAACGACACGCTGGCCCCGAGCATCGCCCTGGTGGGTGCGCAGTCCCTGAAGCTGGAGTGCGGCGTGGACAGCTTCACCAACCCGGGCGCCACGGCGGTGGATGCGTGCGCTGGCAACCTGACGGGCGCCATCGCCTACAGCGGCGCGGTGAACACGGCGGTGGTGGGCAACTACACGGTGAACGCCAGCGTGGCGGACGCGGTGGGCCTGTCGGCCACGGCGGTGCGCTCGGTGCAGGTGGCGGACACGAAGGCCCCGGTCATCACGCTCAACGGCGCCAGCGCGATGACGCTGGAGTGCGGCGTGGGCACCTACACGGAGCAGAGCGCCACGGCGGCGGACGCGTGCACGGGCAACGTGACCAGCCGGCTGAACATCACCGGCACGGTGAACACGGCGGTCCGCGGCACGTACACGAAGAACTACAGCGTGACGGATGTGTCCGGCAACGTGGCCACGGCGACGCGCACGGTGACGGTGAACGACACGCTGGCCCCGACGGTGACGCTGGCAGGCTCGGCCACCATGTCCCTCCAGGTGGGCAGCGCCTACGTGGAGCCGGGCTCCTCGGCCACGGACTCCTGCTCCGGGACCCTGACCGTCACCAAGACGGGCACGGTGAACACGGCAGTGCCCGGTACCTACACGCTGACCTACACGGCGCGCGATGCGGCGGGCCTGAGCGCCTCCAAGACGCGCACGGTGACGGTGGTGGGCAACACCTGCAACACCACCATCACGGTGAAGCCGACCCAGCAGATCTGGCCGCCGAACCACAACTACCAGACGTTCACCCTGTCTGACTGCGCCGCCGTGACGACCAACTGCGGCCCCGATGATGACGGTGGCTGCGGCCACGGTGGCTCGGCCATCGATGAGATGGGCAAGATCCTCTCCATCTACAGCGACGAGGTGGAGGATGCGAATGGCAACGGCGACGGCAAGACGGACGACGACATCGTCATCACCGGCCCGAGCAGCTTCAAGCTGCGCGCCGAGCGCCAGGGCAAGGGCAACGGCCGCATCTACGGCGTGCGCTTCAAGGTGACGGACACCTCCGGTACCATCAAGACGGCCACCTGCAAGTTCGTGGTGCCGCACGACCAGTCGGACCGCCAGGGCATCGATGACGGCGCCGCCGCGGGCTACACGGTGAACGCCCCGAACTGGTAG
- a CDS encoding 2OG-Fe(II) oxygenase: MRGEQMELKDDEIEALGTHGFFMRDGFLGPERASTVHAEAQALVGAGGLRPASIRRGADRTEDTSVRSDFITWVQPQPGTALGELWDAFVQLGEALSAGAYLGLGRFDLQLAHYPGGGAHYQRHRDAFPGQSNRRVTAIYYVNPDWRPEHGGKLRLYLDSGTRDVEPTLDRLVVFLSEQLDHEVLPAHAPRLALTAWFYGRDVAR; encoded by the coding sequence GTGCGGGGTGAACAGATGGAGCTCAAGGACGACGAAATCGAAGCGCTGGGCACCCACGGCTTCTTCATGCGGGATGGCTTCTTGGGGCCGGAGCGGGCGAGCACGGTCCACGCGGAGGCCCAGGCTCTCGTGGGGGCGGGTGGCCTGAGGCCCGCCAGCATCCGGCGCGGCGCGGACCGGACCGAGGACACCTCCGTCCGCAGCGACTTCATCACCTGGGTCCAGCCCCAGCCGGGGACGGCACTTGGGGAGCTATGGGACGCCTTCGTGCAGCTGGGAGAGGCGCTCTCCGCGGGGGCGTACCTGGGACTGGGCCGGTTCGATCTGCAGCTCGCTCACTACCCAGGCGGCGGAGCGCACTACCAGCGCCACCGGGACGCCTTCCCCGGCCAGTCGAACCGCCGCGTGACGGCCATTTACTACGTCAACCCGGACTGGCGGCCAGAGCACGGCGGTAAGCTTCGGCTGTACCTGGACTCCGGGACGCGGGACGTAGAGCCCACCCTGGACCGGCTGGTGGTCTTCCTCAGCGAGCAGCTGGACCATGAGGTGCTGCCCGCACACGCGCCCAGGCTCGCACTGACAGCATGGTTCTACGGGAGAGACGTGGCACGATGA
- a CDS encoding helix-turn-helix domain-containing protein: protein MNDEELAGWLARNIKALREARGATQAQLSKLAGIPRATWAHLESGASNPTLAVLHRVASALQVTLEELVARPRANARHYPRESLPVRQRGAGFLRKLLPDPLPGMEFDRLELPPRARISGVPHTPGTREYLACESGQLALVASGERFVLQTGDVVVFRGDQKHSYENPGDRTAVGYSVVLLAPPLT from the coding sequence ATGAACGACGAGGAGCTGGCGGGATGGCTGGCGCGCAACATCAAGGCGCTCCGGGAAGCGCGCGGGGCGACGCAGGCCCAGCTGTCGAAGCTTGCGGGCATCCCCCGGGCGACGTGGGCCCACCTGGAGTCCGGGGCGAGCAACCCGACCCTCGCCGTGCTGCACCGCGTGGCGAGCGCCCTCCAGGTGACACTGGAGGAGCTGGTGGCCCGGCCCCGAGCCAATGCCCGGCACTACCCGCGCGAGAGCTTGCCGGTGCGGCAGCGGGGAGCGGGCTTCCTGCGCAAGCTGTTGCCGGATCCGCTGCCGGGGATGGAGTTCGACCGGCTGGAGTTACCGCCGCGGGCGCGCATCTCCGGAGTGCCGCATACGCCGGGCACGCGCGAATACCTGGCCTGCGAGTCCGGGCAGCTGGCGCTGGTGGCCAGCGGGGAGCGCTTCGTGCTGCAGACGGGGGACGTGGTGGTGTTCCGGGGGGACCAGAAGCACTCGTACGAGAACCCGGGGGACCGGACCGCGGTGGGCTACTCGGTGGTGCTGCTGGCGCCCCCGCTGACCTGA
- a CDS encoding DUF4230 domain-containing protein has translation MKLVLRILLVAGAVALGALGTFFFLREQARTLPDPPALVLQMREVARLETLDVALYKKVTFSPEPRAEDALWKDVINWASYKLNTPRGRAIVFADVHLGYDFQRIDTSSLRVTGTKVDVVLPPLEVKVELKPGETEVIDSNLDSQQTAHLLERARSAFEYEVRNDQRLRDRARQSAERSLRALFLSLGFTEVRIVDRLAPVTPG, from the coding sequence ATGAAGCTCGTCCTGCGCATCCTCCTCGTGGCTGGCGCCGTGGCACTCGGGGCGCTGGGGACCTTCTTCTTCCTGCGAGAGCAGGCGCGGACCCTGCCTGACCCACCGGCGCTGGTGCTCCAGATGCGCGAGGTGGCGCGGCTGGAGACGCTGGATGTGGCGCTCTACAAGAAGGTGACCTTCAGCCCGGAGCCCAGGGCGGAGGACGCGCTGTGGAAGGACGTCATCAACTGGGCGTCCTACAAGCTGAACACGCCGCGGGGCCGGGCCATCGTCTTCGCGGATGTGCACCTGGGCTACGACTTCCAGCGCATCGACACCTCGTCGCTGCGGGTGACGGGGACGAAGGTGGACGTGGTGCTGCCTCCGCTGGAGGTGAAGGTGGAGCTGAAGCCTGGGGAGACCGAGGTGATCGACTCCAACCTGGACAGCCAGCAAACGGCGCACCTGCTGGAGCGGGCCCGGTCCGCCTTCGAGTACGAGGTGCGGAATGATCAACGGCTGAGGGACCGCGCGCGCCAGTCCGCGGAGCGCTCCCTGCGCGCCCTCTTCCTCTCGCTGGGCTTCACCGAGGTGCGGATCGTGGACCGGCTAGCGCCCGTCACTCCGGGGTGA
- a CDS encoding heparin lyase I family protein — translation MTKVFIGIGLLLILGFVACSPQDTLSDELPGLGTASEGEELTVQNCTPLTATSVLVSGSETGNPATNTLDDRLETRWSNLGKGSWIDYDLGSEKTVAGAAIAWHLGTTQTNKFILQTTLDGINYTQVYSGQNSATLAAETYTFPARTARRLRITVLGNNLNEWASIAEARPCAAPPSTEVWRGDFETGNLSQWSSTQMVSADRLQLVTSPLRQGSYALKATVKQGDNPIGASGNRNEMVRLTYEPENSEYYYRWSTMFAADFPSPATWQLFTQWHHTGSSGSPPVEFAVNNGNIILYCSSTEVWRTPLVRSTWNDFVFHVKWSPNASAGFVELYHQGQLVLPKRSCATQFSGQVNYLKMGLYRNSTITQTGVVYHDNFVMGRSLSDVMP, via the coding sequence ATGACGAAAGTTTTTATTGGGATTGGACTCCTTCTCATTCTCGGCTTCGTGGCCTGCAGTCCGCAGGACACCCTCTCCGACGAGCTCCCAGGCCTGGGCACAGCCTCCGAGGGGGAGGAACTCACCGTGCAGAACTGCACGCCCCTCACCGCGACCTCGGTGCTCGTCTCTGGCAGTGAAACTGGAAACCCTGCCACCAACACCCTGGATGACCGGCTGGAGACGCGCTGGAGCAATCTCGGCAAGGGTTCCTGGATCGACTACGACCTGGGCTCGGAGAAGACAGTGGCGGGTGCCGCCATCGCGTGGCACCTGGGAACCACGCAGACCAACAAATTCATCCTCCAGACCACGCTCGACGGCATCAACTACACCCAGGTCTACAGCGGGCAGAACAGCGCGACCCTGGCGGCGGAGACCTATACGTTCCCCGCTCGCACCGCGCGTCGGCTGCGCATCACCGTGCTGGGCAACAACCTGAACGAATGGGCCAGCATCGCCGAGGCGCGTCCGTGCGCGGCGCCCCCCTCCACGGAGGTGTGGCGCGGCGACTTCGAGACGGGCAACCTCTCGCAGTGGAGCTCGACGCAGATGGTGAGCGCGGATCGGCTGCAGCTCGTCACGTCGCCGTTGCGGCAAGGCAGCTATGCGCTCAAGGCCACCGTGAAGCAGGGCGACAACCCCATTGGCGCCAGCGGCAACCGCAACGAGATGGTGCGCCTGACGTACGAACCTGAGAACTCCGAGTACTACTACCGCTGGAGCACGATGTTCGCGGCGGACTTCCCCTCCCCGGCCACCTGGCAGCTCTTCACCCAGTGGCACCACACGGGCAGCAGCGGCTCGCCTCCGGTGGAGTTCGCCGTCAACAACGGCAACATCATCCTCTACTGCAGCAGCACCGAGGTGTGGCGCACCCCCTTGGTGCGCAGCACCTGGAATGACTTCGTCTTCCACGTGAAGTGGTCGCCCAACGCGAGCGCCGGCTTCGTGGAGCTCTACCACCAGGGCCAGCTCGTGCTTCCCAAGCGCTCCTGCGCCACCCAGTTCTCCGGACAGGTGAACTACCTGAAGATGGGCCTGTACCGGAACTCGACCATCACT
- a CDS encoding SDR family NAD(P)-dependent oxidoreductase, whose protein sequence is MKLEGKAVLVTGASRGLGEALMKRLARKGARVVGVSRNAQEMEAVAAALRAEGHVAHALAYDVGDKEAIYPLVGAASALVGPLDVLVHNASTLGPTPLPLLLDTACEDLSKVLEVNLVGPFRLTKAVAGAMAMRGSGVVVHLSSDAAVSAYPRWGAYSVSKLALEHLGRIWAAELEGTGVRFFNVDPGEMDTKMHADAIPDADRATLSRPDDVAARLLGLLERAENVPSGSRLEAARLEAA, encoded by the coding sequence ATGAAGCTCGAAGGCAAGGCAGTGCTGGTGACGGGGGCAAGCCGGGGACTGGGCGAGGCCCTCATGAAGCGCCTGGCGCGCAAGGGCGCCCGCGTGGTGGGCGTCTCTCGCAACGCCCAGGAGATGGAGGCCGTGGCGGCGGCCCTCCGCGCGGAGGGCCATGTGGCTCATGCGCTCGCATACGACGTGGGGGACAAGGAGGCCATCTACCCGCTGGTGGGCGCGGCCTCGGCGCTGGTGGGGCCCCTCGACGTGCTGGTGCACAATGCCAGCACGCTCGGGCCCACGCCCCTGCCGCTGCTGCTCGACACCGCCTGCGAGGACCTCTCGAAGGTGCTCGAGGTGAACCTCGTGGGGCCCTTCCGGCTCACCAAGGCGGTGGCCGGCGCCATGGCCATGCGCGGCAGCGGGGTGGTGGTGCACCTCAGCTCGGACGCGGCTGTGTCCGCTTACCCGCGCTGGGGCGCGTACTCCGTCTCGAAGCTGGCCTTGGAGCACCTGGGCCGCATCTGGGCCGCCGAGCTGGAGGGCACCGGTGTCCGCTTCTTCAACGTGGACCCGGGTGAGATGGACACGAAGATGCACGCCGACGCCATTCCGGATGCGGACCGCGCCACGCTCTCGCGCCCGGACGATGTGGCTGCCCGGCTCCTCGGGCTGCTGGAGCGCGCCGAGAACGTTCCCTCAGGCAGCCGCCTCGAGGCAGCCCGGCTGGAGGCGGCATGA
- a CDS encoding ATP adenylyltransferase family protein: MTTLMAERPPSFEKGTLWSTIVERTARALASGALVPIRTEVEVIEDEGVPFLVRVVSNLERKAKAAPPPSDGKPPKNPFIPPYEEELFVTLVPPAHACLLNKFNVFDHHALLVTRAYEEQDSLLTAADFEALLHCTAEVDALSFYNGGRVAGASQPHKHLQFVQVPLAADGRRTPMDEVIGRRPLPFRHALGPPLQTPEQAHSTYMDLLREVGCEQPGTPYNLLATRDWTMVVPRTHECFGPISLNALAFAGSLLVKNREQLEHVRAVGPMSVLRAVTGSSQA; the protein is encoded by the coding sequence ATGACGACTCTCATGGCCGAGCGTCCTCCCAGCTTCGAGAAGGGAACCCTCTGGAGCACCATCGTCGAGCGCACCGCCCGGGCGCTCGCCAGCGGTGCCCTTGTTCCCATCCGCACCGAAGTGGAGGTCATCGAGGACGAGGGCGTCCCCTTCCTCGTCCGGGTCGTCTCCAATCTGGAGCGCAAGGCGAAGGCCGCACCGCCTCCGTCGGACGGCAAGCCCCCGAAGAACCCCTTCATCCCTCCTTATGAGGAGGAGCTCTTCGTCACGCTCGTGCCGCCCGCCCACGCGTGCCTGCTCAACAAGTTCAACGTCTTCGACCACCACGCGCTGCTCGTCACCCGCGCCTACGAGGAGCAGGACTCCCTCCTCACCGCCGCCGACTTCGAGGCGCTCCTCCACTGCACCGCCGAGGTCGACGCACTCTCCTTCTATAACGGTGGCCGCGTTGCGGGCGCGAGCCAGCCCCACAAGCACCTTCAGTTCGTTCAGGTGCCGCTGGCCGCGGACGGACGCCGCACGCCCATGGATGAAGTCATCGGCCGACGCCCGCTGCCGTTCCGCCACGCGCTGGGCCCGCCGCTCCAAACGCCCGAGCAGGCGCACTCCACTTATATGGACCTGCTGCGCGAGGTGGGCTGCGAGCAGCCGGGGACGCCCTACAACCTCCTGGCCACGCGCGACTGGACGATGGTGGTGCCCCGCACCCATGAGTGCTTCGGCCCCATCTCGCTCAACGCGCTCGCCTTCGCTGGCTCCTTGCTGGTGAAGAACCGAGAGCAGCTCGAGCACGTGCGCGCCGTGGGCCCCATGTCCGTGCTCCGCGCCGTGACGGGCTCCTCCCAGGCGTGA
- a CDS encoding zinc-dependent alcohol dehydrogenase, which yields MKAVVFHGIGDIRLDDVEEPRIEKPTDAIVRLSASAICGTDLHMIRGTLPGMKPGTILGHEGVGYIEELGEDVRNFSVGDRVVIPSTIACGSCVYCRSGYYAQCNEANPQGPLAGTAFFGGPMMTGPFHGMQAEKVRVPFAHVGLVRIPEGVTDEQAILVSDIFPTGYFGAELAEIKPGDTVAVFGCGPVGQFAIVSAKLLGAGRVFAIDCFEDRLEMARTQGAEIIHFEQEDPVETLRRLTGGIGVDRAIDAVGVDAMHPHHGPAAKEAKKEAAEFKREVKEVAPKTNPDGGNWVPGDAPAQALLWAVQALAKAGTLSIIGVYPQTARTFPIGEAMNKNLTLRMGNCNHRKYIPKLLELVRTGEVDPTAILSRVESITSAIDAYRNFDLRKPGWLKVELEPPMLT from the coding sequence ATGAAAGCCGTCGTTTTCCATGGAATCGGGGACATCCGGCTCGATGACGTCGAGGAGCCCAGGATTGAGAAGCCCACGGACGCCATCGTGCGCCTGAGTGCCAGTGCCATCTGCGGCACGGACCTGCACATGATTCGCGGCACCCTGCCGGGCATGAAGCCGGGCACCATCCTCGGCCACGAGGGCGTCGGCTACATCGAGGAGCTGGGCGAGGACGTGCGCAACTTCTCCGTGGGAGATCGCGTCGTCATCCCCTCCACCATCGCGTGCGGAAGCTGCGTGTACTGCCGCTCCGGCTACTACGCACAGTGCAACGAGGCCAACCCCCAGGGCCCGCTGGCGGGCACCGCCTTCTTCGGCGGCCCGATGATGACCGGGCCCTTCCACGGCATGCAGGCGGAGAAGGTGCGCGTGCCGTTCGCCCACGTAGGCCTGGTGCGCATCCCCGAGGGCGTCACGGATGAGCAGGCCATCCTCGTGTCGGACATCTTCCCCACGGGCTACTTCGGCGCGGAGCTGGCGGAGATCAAACCCGGCGACACCGTGGCCGTGTTCGGCTGCGGGCCGGTGGGCCAGTTCGCCATCGTGAGCGCCAAGCTGCTGGGCGCCGGCCGCGTGTTCGCCATCGACTGCTTCGAGGACCGGCTGGAAATGGCCCGGACCCAGGGCGCCGAGATCATCCACTTCGAGCAGGAGGACCCCGTGGAGACGCTGCGCCGGCTCACTGGCGGCATCGGCGTGGACCGGGCCATTGATGCGGTGGGCGTGGACGCCATGCACCCGCACCATGGGCCCGCGGCCAAGGAGGCCAAGAAGGAGGCCGCCGAGTTCAAGCGCGAGGTGAAGGAGGTGGCGCCCAAGACGAACCCGGACGGCGGCAACTGGGTGCCCGGCGACGCGCCCGCGCAGGCGCTGCTGTGGGCCGTGCAGGCCCTGGCCAAGGCAGGCACGCTGTCCATCATCGGCGTCTACCCGCAGACGGCCCGCACGTTCCCCATCGGCGAGGCGATGAACAAGAACCTCACCCTGCGGATGGGCAACTGCAACCACCGCAAGTACATCCCCAAGCTGCTGGAGCTGGTGCGCACCGGAGAAGTGGACCCCACCGCCATCCTCTCGCGCGTGGAGTCCATCACGAGCGCCATCGACGCCTACCGCAACTTCGACCTGCGCAAGCCGGGCTGGCTCAAGGTGGAGCTCGAGCCGCCCATGCTCACCTGA